The following coding sequences lie in one Mus musculus strain C57BL/6J chromosome 11, GRCm38.p6 C57BL/6J genomic window:
- the Fbxl20 gene encoding F-box/LRR-repeat protein 20 isoform X3, producing the protein MSLKALSEGCPLLEQLNISWCDQVTKDGIQALVRGCGGLKALFLKGCTQLEDEALKYIGAHCPELVTLNLQTCLQITDEGLITICRGCHKLQSLCASGCSNITDAILNALGQNCPRLRILEVARCSQLTDVGFTTLARNCHELEKMDLEECVQITDSTLIQLSIHCPRLQVLSLSHCELITDDGIRHLGNGACAHDQLEVIELDNCPLITDASLEHLKSCHSLERIELYDCQQITRAGIKRLRTHLPNIKVHAYFAPVTPPPSVGGSRQRFCRCCIIL; encoded by the exons ATGTCTCTAAAAGCTCTGAG TGAGGGCTGTCCACTGTTGGAGCAGTTGAACAtttcctggtgtgaccaagtaaCCAAGGATGGCATTCAAGCACTAGTGAGAGGCTGTGGGGGTCTCAAGGCCTTATTCTTAAAAGGCTGCACTCAG CTAGAAGATGAAGCTCTCAAGTACATAGGTGCACACTGCCCTGAGCTAGTGACTTTAAACCTGCAAACTTGCTTA CAAATCACAGATGAAGGTCTCATTACCATATGCAGAGGGTGTCATAAGTTGCAGTCCCTCTGTGCCTCTGGGTGCTCCAATATCACAGATGCCATCCTGAACGCTCTAGGTCAGAACTGCCCTCGACTTAG AATATTAGAAGTGGCCAGATGTTCCCAGTTAACAGATGTGGGCTTCACTACCCTAGCCAGG AATTGCCATGAGCTTGAGAAGATGGACCTAGAAGAATGTGTGCAG atCACGGATAGCACATTAATCCAGCTTTCCATTCACTGTCCTCGGCTTCAAGTGTTG AGTCTTTCTCACTGTGAGCTGATCACAGACGATGGAATCCGTCACCTAGGGAACGGGGCCTGTGCCCATGACCAGCTGGAGGTGATAGAGCTGGACAACTGCCCACTAATCACCGATGCATCCCTGGAGCACTTGAAGAGCTGTCACAGCCTTGAGCGAATAGAACTCTATGACTGCCAGCAGATCACCCGGGCTGGCATCAAGAGACTCAGG ACCCATTTACCCAACATTAAAGTCCACGCCTACTTCGCCCCTGTCACTCCGCCCCCATCAGTCGGGGGCAGCAGACAGCGCTTCTGCAGGTGCTGCATCATCCTATGA